A region of the Stieleria neptunia genome:
TGTGATTCGGCCTGCGGGGAGAGATACCCCGACGATCGTCTGCCGGCACGCTCATCGCGCGCGATTTCGGTCGGGACAAGTTGAAGTCCGTCGACGGAAACATAACCGTCGGCGCCGTCGTTCGAAATGACTACGGCCCCGGACGAACCCTTGTCAAAGTGAAAGACGCCCAGCGCTGGAGGGACGTTGTCGACGATCGCCGGGGCTTGTTGATTGACCGAGACGACGTTCACTCCGTCGCCTGAGTGAATCGTCACCTTGGTCGTGGAGCAACGGTTGGCATCGGCAGTGTAGAGCAGTCGCACTTCGTAGCGGCCGGCGGCGGGGAGGGTCGGCTTGAACGTCATCGTTTTTTTGCCGCGCCCGGAGTTTGCATCGTGGTGATAGGAGGAACCGATCCATGATGGCAGGCCGGAGCTTCGAACCCACTGGCCGGTGAACTCCGCTTCGTCGTCATCCATCGCGATGCCGGGCAAATCGGCGGCGTTCACCGATGCCCGTGGCGGCTGCTTCGTGCCGTGCTTCCACTGCAGCACCTGTCCGTCGGCGATCAGTCGCGTCCGCAGCCTGGCGTAGTCGACCTGCTGCACCGGAACGTTCGCGTCGATCGCATGGCATGCGGCGGTGGCGGCGGACTGGCTGGTCACCATCAACACCGGTTCCATGCGAATACTGGCAAAGGCCGTGTGGCTGGCGGAAAGGGCAAACGTGACGAACAAGTTCTGACACTCGGACGGCTTCGGCACGATCGCGTCGTAACCGATGTTGTACGGACCGAACCCGCCGCGTCCCCCGGCAACTTTCCCCTCCCGCGCCACCACACCGTCTTTGACGATGCGTCGGATTTCGTGAACGTCGGTGCCGTACGAACCGAGACCGATGCACTTGGGCGCAATCTGTCGGCCGAAGGTGTGGTGTTCGGTCAGGACGAGATCGCTGATCATGCGGCGGCCTTCTCGAATGTACAACTGGTGCGGCCAACCGCCGTGGTCGGTGAACTCGTCTTTCGGCAGCCCGAATCGACTTGCCTCGTCACGTACTTTCTGCGGAACACGGGGGTCGGTGGACAGAAAATGGAACAGGCCGCGATGGTAGTTCTCGATCTCCCTGGCGATCTGCTCGCGCCGATCGTACGTCGCTTCGGGCCATTCCCAACTGGCGCCCGGCAGATTCCCGCCGAAGGTAGCGGTGTTGAAATC
Encoded here:
- a CDS encoding FAD-dependent oxidoreductase, coding for MSRSQVNHMPMIHPSTTSICIAILLAFSSIAHAIEAEVCVYGGTSGGVVAAVQAARMGKRTVLVEPGRHLGGMTSGGLSAVDIGDPRSVGGLTREYFTRLVATYGKELNWGQAFKGNGGPATGGAYSIEPHVAERIFDQMVTEAGVVVLREARLKSVRKDDARIIELVTEDGRRIRADMFLDTTYEGDLMAAAGVSYTLTREANAQYGEQYNGIHYTAKYTPRTGHEQPGANGRVPGGQGVWDRDFPLDPYVIKGDPSSGLLPLVNDGQPGHHGDAAPGIMAYCFRLCLTTDQTNSRPIEAPDDYDPKRYELVARFIEACLANGDEMDLRWFNKHDPLPNDKWDFNTATFGGNLPGASWEWPEATYDRREQIAREIENYHRGLFHFLSTDPRVPQKVRDEASRFGLPKDEFTDHGGWPHQLYIREGRRMISDLVLTEHHTFGRQIAPKCIGLGSYGTDVHEIRRIVKDGVVAREGKVAGGRGGFGPYNIGYDAIVPKPSECQNLFVTFALSASHTAFASIRMEPVLMVTSQSAATAACHAIDANVPVQQVDYARLRTRLIADGQVLQWKHGTKQPPRASVNAADLPGIAMDDDEAEFTGQWVRSSGLPSWIGSSYHHDANSGRGKKTMTFKPTLPAAGRYEVRLLYTADANRCSTTKVTIHSGDGVNVVSVNQQAPAIVDNVPPALGVFHFDKGSSGAVVISNDGADGYVSVDGLQLVPTEIARDERAGRRSSGYLSPQAESQEESRLSPNSQK